From one Hydrogenobacter hydrogenophilus genomic stretch:
- a CDS encoding NAD(P)-dependent oxidoreductase, with protein sequence MKVGFIGLGHLGTEIAKRLSSQGVELIVWNRTIEKAKKLGFPTVEKPADLLSHVDRVFLIVFDSQASQEVIFGRGGLVEGNIEGKTIIDMTTNHYAYTERAYQELKEYGAYYLDAPVLGSVIPAQRGELVMLVGGDKEKYEENFPLFEKFCRKVYYVGKAGDGTKLKLINNMVLGGFMQVLAEALAVGELAGFDKELLLSVLSDGAGKSYILDVKKQKLLEEDFSTHFSVDLIYKDLHYAQDLLRDTKAFSFALQNVKEAYGMARFMGMGELDFSAVYKVFKKA encoded by the coding sequence ATGAAGGTAGGTTTTATAGGGCTTGGACACTTAGGCACAGAGATAGCAAAGAGGTTGTCTTCTCAGGGTGTGGAGCTTATAGTTTGGAACAGAACCATAGAGAAAGCTAAGAAGCTTGGTTTTCCTACAGTTGAAAAGCCTGCGGATCTACTTTCACATGTGGACAGAGTTTTCCTTATAGTTTTTGACAGTCAAGCATCTCAGGAAGTGATATTTGGCAGAGGTGGACTCGTAGAAGGAAACATAGAGGGTAAAACTATAATAGACATGACTACTAATCACTACGCTTACACGGAAAGAGCTTATCAAGAGCTTAAAGAGTATGGAGCCTATTACCTTGACGCACCTGTGCTTGGAAGCGTTATACCAGCTCAAAGGGGCGAGTTGGTAATGCTTGTAGGTGGAGATAAAGAAAAGTACGAAGAAAACTTTCCTTTATTTGAGAAATTTTGCAGAAAGGTTTATTATGTAGGAAAGGCAGGAGATGGCACAAAGCTAAAGCTTATTAATAACATGGTACTTGGTGGTTTTATGCAAGTGCTTGCTGAAGCTTTGGCGGTGGGGGAGCTTGCGGGTTTTGACAAAGAGCTTCTGCTGAGCGTGCTTTCCGATGGAGCGGGCAAATCTTACATACTTGATGTGAAAAAGCAAAAGCTTTTAGAGGAGGACTTTTCCACTCACTTTTCCGTTGACCTCATATACAAAGACCTTCACTATGCGCAGGACCTTCTGAGGGATACAAAAGCCTTTTCCTTTGCACTTCAGAATGTCAAGGAAGCTTACGGCATGGCAAGGTTTATGGGTATGGGAGAACTTGACTTTTCGGCAGTTTACAAGGTGTTCAAAAAAGCTTAA
- the phoU gene encoding phosphate signaling complex protein PhoU yields the protein MKLFEELEETKQLVLKMAGLVKKAVEKAIESLNKQDVEMAESIIKGDDEIDQLEVEIERRCIRMIALYQPEAIDLRLIMGIYKIVSDLERIADEAENIAERSILLAQEPPLKPYVNLTLMANHVKEMIEDAVMSFFQRDVELAKKVIARDDTVDELYHQLERELITYVMEDPRNIKKVINLSFVGRHFERMADHAENIAEMAVYWSEGEVIKHQHIKEKGIM from the coding sequence ATGAAGCTGTTTGAGGAGCTTGAGGAGACAAAACAATTAGTACTTAAGATGGCAGGACTCGTGAAGAAAGCGGTAGAAAAAGCCATAGAGTCCCTTAACAAACAAGATGTGGAGATGGCAGAGAGCATAATAAAGGGCGACGATGAGATAGATCAACTCGAGGTGGAGATAGAAAGGCGGTGTATAAGGATGATAGCTCTCTACCAACCAGAAGCTATAGACCTTAGGCTCATCATGGGAATATACAAAATAGTTTCAGACTTGGAAAGAATAGCAGACGAGGCGGAGAACATAGCGGAAAGGTCTATACTCCTTGCTCAAGAGCCACCCCTTAAACCTTACGTAAACCTAACCCTTATGGCGAACCATGTAAAGGAGATGATAGAAGACGCGGTGATGAGTTTCTTCCAAAGGGATGTGGAACTTGCCAAAAAGGTTATTGCAAGGGACGATACGGTGGACGAGCTTTATCATCAACTTGAGAGGGAGTTAATTACTTATGTGATGGAAGACCCCAGAAACATAAAAAAGGTTATAAACTTATCTTTTGTAGGAAGACATTTTGAAAGAATGGCAGACCACGCAGAAAATATAGCGGAGATGGCTGTTTACTGGTCTGAAGGTGAGGTGATAAAGCACCAACACATAAAGGAGAAGGGTATAATGTGA
- a CDS encoding HAMP domain-containing protein yields the protein MKLYLTFVAFFLTFLGINIVILDNLRKVWHVGFPLILFVINIDLLVLVIVFAIFFRKFIKVYIEGSRKKLRKKLSNALFLYILIPVIFLNFATSVILLQSTKTLISSQLKDIAQKSEILYQALRDREREKIKLYKEFFTFLVSRGEDPRSYLSGLKEIENITPAQNCMESIEESAVIMCVGKYKIALKRDKDTLKNINSLYDVSKQLRNIVKSKDIISGIYLYFLVLITLITSLASVWFGNLVARHISLPLERLSSKVKEISKGNFSIKVHVPNTGDEIQELSEAFERMREELRKIYTKLENEKKVLEELINALPVGVAYVHQDGRVMVNASFIKMFGQEVKSEEDIKNLKKNTYIKEVVIEHKEGKVYIYEDIQPIILSERFKTWQYAVKRIAHEIKNPLTPISLNLERIVRLLEKEPTDKQKITESISLILEEINRIKDIVNKFRDLSVEREPKVEELSLRQLIEEVSKLYAGLSVEVSGDKRIYADRDMLKDMFLNLFNNSIEWGARKVRINIDEDVMEYVDDGRGIEKGKEGVIFIPYHSENPQGMGLGLAVVKNIVQVHGWSVKAVYDPKGFHLVVEFKPT from the coding sequence GTGAAACTCTACTTAACCTTTGTTGCGTTCTTTCTCACATTTCTGGGCATAAATATAGTTATCCTTGATAACCTCAGAAAAGTGTGGCATGTGGGTTTTCCTCTTATCCTCTTCGTAATAAACATAGACCTGTTAGTTCTTGTAATAGTTTTTGCCATATTTTTCAGAAAGTTCATAAAAGTTTATATTGAGGGCTCAAGAAAAAAGCTTAGAAAGAAGCTATCAAACGCTCTCTTTTTGTACATACTCATTCCTGTAATTTTTCTAAATTTTGCTACTTCTGTTATTCTTTTACAATCCACTAAGACCTTAATAAGTTCACAGCTCAAAGATATAGCTCAGAAGTCAGAAATTCTCTATCAGGCTTTAAGGGACAGGGAAAGGGAAAAAATAAAACTCTATAAGGAATTTTTCACCTTTCTCGTAAGTAGAGGAGAAGACCCAAGGAGCTACCTTAGTGGACTAAAAGAGATAGAGAACATAACTCCAGCCCAAAATTGTATGGAATCTATAGAGGAAAGCGCGGTGATTATGTGTGTTGGTAAATACAAGATAGCTTTAAAAAGGGATAAAGACACTTTGAAAAACATAAACTCTCTTTATGATGTTTCAAAACAGCTCAGAAATATTGTTAAGTCAAAAGACATCATATCTGGCATATACCTTTACTTTCTTGTCCTGATAACCTTAATCACATCTCTTGCCTCTGTGTGGTTTGGAAACTTGGTGGCAAGGCACATAAGCCTTCCCCTTGAAAGGCTATCCTCAAAAGTTAAGGAAATATCCAAAGGGAACTTTTCCATAAAGGTCCATGTGCCCAATACGGGCGACGAGATACAAGAGCTTTCAGAAGCTTTTGAGAGGATGAGAGAAGAGTTGAGGAAAATTTACACAAAGCTTGAAAACGAGAAAAAAGTGCTTGAAGAACTCATAAACGCACTGCCTGTAGGAGTTGCTTATGTGCATCAGGATGGTAGAGTTATGGTGAATGCAAGCTTTATAAAGATGTTTGGTCAAGAGGTAAAAAGTGAAGAAGACATAAAAAATCTGAAGAAAAACACATACATAAAGGAGGTGGTAATAGAGCATAAGGAAGGTAAGGTGTACATATACGAGGACATTCAACCTATTATACTCTCAGAACGCTTCAAAACTTGGCAGTATGCGGTTAAAAGAATAGCTCATGAGATAAAAAACCCCCTCACACCTATAAGTCTTAATCTTGAAAGGATCGTCCGCCTTCTTGAAAAAGAGCCAACAGATAAGCAAAAGATCACAGAATCTATAAGCCTTATCCTTGAAGAGATAAATAGGATAAAAGATATAGTGAACAAGTTTAGAGACCTATCTGTGGAGAGAGAGCCTAAGGTAGAAGAGTTGAGCTTAAGACAGCTTATAGAGGAAGTATCAAAGCTTTATGCAGGATTAAGTGTTGAGGTGTCTGGTGATAAAAGGATATACGCGGATAGAGATATGCTAAAGGACATGTTTCTTAATCTTTTCAACAACAGCATAGAGTGGGGAGCAAGGAAGGTACGCATAAATATAGATGAAGATGTTATGGAATATGTAGATGATGGCAGGGGTATAGAGAAAGGCAAAGAGGGGGTAATATTTATTCCCTATCACTCGGAAAATCCACAAGGAATGGGACTTGGCTTAGCGGTAGTCAAAAACATAGTTCAGGTACATGGCTGGTCTGTAAAAGCGGTATATGACCCAAAGGGCTTTCACTTAGTTGTGGAGTTTAAACCTACATAA